One Purpureocillium takamizusanense chromosome 1, complete sequence genomic window carries:
- the CMC4 gene encoding Cx9C motif-containing protein 4, mitochondrial (EggNog:ENOG503P73Y~COG:O), whose translation MAQSSPKNDVDAKPPCHPRACAIQDCLTRNNYNEAKCQDAVKALYECCNAFYERYGDDASTPSCPKPSLLRLKMKQQSEGK comes from the exons ATG GCCCAATCATCACCGAAAAACGACGTTGACGCGAAGCCGCCCTGCCATCCCCGTGCT TGCGCCATCCAAG ACTGCTTGACGCGAAACAACTACAATGAGGCCAAGTGCcaggacgccgtcaaggcgcTCTACGAGTGCTGCAACGCCTTTTACGAACGctacggcgacgatgcaagCACGCCCAGCTGTCCCAAGCCCAGCCTGCTGCGTCTCAAGATGAAGCAGCAGAGTGAAGGCAAATAG
- a CDS encoding uncharacterized protein (EggNog:ENOG503NWRH~COG:T~COG:Z) — translation MRKAADTKTRRASPPSASYMSNDQFASYLSDLRANRTTRPGGARPLPSQLSRASTGRYSLGASVQDAAGINETSHQRTPSQAPSVAGASIRSRLSTSSGLDYYPTTPTVPLKPSDVVPTRTYMERGQRWMEKEEAVSLRDAMEELDIRSGAQDGAGSGSGSDDETRIYNAALDEAAELVWQHQNGVVPRPPDGPYRYRPHLRKDSYAHARTASIGANSDDIAPSGLRRDVGSRSVSGSSTGSDGSLHAPRHSLDSNRSSGNRKQKPYGSIGAHNRRTSLKRNISGEVERPFSGDQIWEEPEASGGCDVVANGRASPNKLSQMPPNPVSYSQFLPSRDAAGQVKPLNQVDIYRNPPSQSRNPQYTRNTPSPGPGPSPDPSVPRKNGMEVRGDDIRAATSRRLKDRSSKLPEPTAVSDSPGRPIVSFDANWKAPEESADNKTAQASTGETQGRAGRPMGIPTIAVEEEAPRSQQAAWPSVPSIAVAGPDDGPSISVPSINVPSIAVDEPSSVPVIVTPDDKPEGNKTRPLPQPRAAGPRARGLQRPRGHWSPAPGAMARSTAACHECGFPIEGRFVALAGSKERFHPQCFSCFMCGTGLEAMEISHEPEHLRMERLERIRRRAAGERLEETPGMTEVEDGDERLRFYCHLDWHELFAPRCKHCKTPIIGEHIVALGEHWHYGHFFCAECGDPFEHGMTHIEKDGYAWCINCQTKRTERRAPKCKKCKVAVIGQYIQALGGEWHEHCFRCAECQGGFDDGQIFPKEVRGRMVVLCTTCRTRELKA, via the exons ATGAGGAAGGCGGCTGATACAAAGACACGACGGGCCTcgcccccgtcggcgtcgtacATGTCCAATGACCAATTTG CAAGTTATCTCTCTGACCTCCGCGCCAACCGCACGACACGGCCTGGAGGAGCACGGCCGTTGCCGTCCCAGCTTAGCCGTGCCAGCACGGGGCGCTATAGCCTGGGTGCATCCGTCCAAGATGCTGCCGGTATCAACGAGACCAGCCACCAACGCACACCTTCGCAGGCCCCGAGCGTTGCCGGTGCCAGCATACGTTCCCGTCTCTCCACGTCAAGCGGCCTTGATTACTACCCGACGACACCAACCGTCCCGCTGAAGCCGTCCGACGTAGTGCCCACGAGAACATACATGGAACGTGGCCAGAGATGGATGgaaaaggaggaggccgTTTCTCTGCGAGATGCCATGGAAGAGCTGGATATCCGCAGCGGTGCACAGGACGGTGctggctccggctccggctctgACGATGAGACAAGAATCTACAACGCCGCTCTCGATGAAGCTGCCGAGCTCGTCTGGCAGCACCAGAATGGGGTCGTCCCACGACCTCCCGACGGGCCATATCGCTATAGGCCGCATCTTAGAAAGGACAGCTATGCGCATGCCCGTACGGCCAGCATCGGTGCAAATTCAGACGACATCGCCCCCAGTGGCCTCCGCCGGGATGTGGGCTCGCGTTCAGTCTCTGGCAGCTCCACTGGTAGCGACGGCTCCTTGCACGCGCCCCGCCATTCCCTCGACTCAAACCGGTCCTCAGGCAACAGAAAGCAGAAGCCTTACGGGAGCATTGGTGCCCACAATCGCCGCACGAGTCTTAAGAGGAACATAAGTGGCGAAGTGGAGCGGCCCTTCTCGGGTGACCAGATCTGGGAGGAACCTGAGGCATCAGGTGGCTGCGATGTTGTTGCGAACGGCCGAGCGTCGCCAAACAAGCTGAGCCAGATGCCCCCGAATCCTGTCAGCTACTCACAATTTCTCCCATCCCGGGACGCGGCCGGGCAGGTCAAGCCGCTCAATCAAGTCGACATATACCGAAACCCCCCATCACAGTCTCGAAACCCTCAATACACGAGAAATACCCCTTCGCCGGGGCCCGGACCGTCTCCCGACCCCTCGGTGCCCCGCAAGAACGGCATGGAAGTCCGCGGTGATGACATCCGCGCGGCCACCAGTAGGCGTCTCAAGGATCGCAGCTCCAAGCTCCCGGAGCCGACCGCCGTCAGCGACAGTCCGGGGCGGCCCATTGTAAGCTTTGATGCGAACTGGAAAGCCCCGGAGGAGTCCGCTGATAACAAAACAGCCCAAGCCTCAACAGGCGAGACCCAAGGCCGTGCCGGTAGGCCTATGGGTATCCCTACTATCGCTGTGGAAGAGGAAGCTCCGCGCTCACAGCAAGCGGCATGGCCGAGCGTTCCGTCAATCGCTGTAGCGGGCCCCGATGATGGACCCAGTATCTCTGTGCCATCGATCAACGTTCCCAGCATTGCTGTGGATGAACCGAGCAGTGTCCCGGTAATTGTGACACCAGATGACAAGCCAGAGGGAAACAAGACACGTCCGCTGCCTCAGCCAAGAGCTGCTGGGCCGAGGGCCCGCGGCCTTCAGCGACCTCGCGGACATTGGTCGCCAGCACCGGGTGCAATGGCCCGTTCAACAGCGGCGTGTCACGAGTGTGGGTTTCCGATCGAGGGGCGGTTCGTGGCACTCGCGGGGTCGAAGGAGCGTTTCCACCCCCAGTGCTTCAGCTGCTTTATGTGTGGCacgggcctcgaggccatggagATCAGCCACGAGCCCGAGCACCTCCGTATGGAGAGGCTGGAGAGGatccgtcgccgcgcggcgggggAGCGGTTGGAGGAAACGCCGGGGATGACGGAAGTGGAGGACGGGGACGAGCGGCTGCGCTTCTACTGCCACCTCGACTGGCACGAGCTCTTCGCGCCGCGGTGCAAGCACTGCAAGacgcccatcatcggcgaGCACATTGTCGCCCTCGGGGAGCACTGGCACTATGGGCACTTTTTCTGCGCCGAGTGCGGTGATCCCTTCGAGCACGGCATGACGCACATCGAGAAGGACGGCTACGCCTGGTGCATCAACTGCCAGACCAAGCGCACGGAGCGGCGAGCTCCCAAGTGCAAGAAGTGCAAGGTGGCCGTCATCGGGCAGTACATccaggcgctgggcggggAGTGGCACGAGCACTGCTTCCGGTGCGCCGAGTGCCAGGGGGGgttcgacgacgggcagatATTCCCCAAGGAGGTGCGCgggaggatggtggtgctcTGCACAACGTGTCGCACGCGGGAACTCAAGGCATGA
- the COX19 gene encoding Cytochrome c oxidase assembly protein cox19 (EggNog:ENOG503Q1HW~COG:C), producing the protein MSTFGSPGKLPATRPTPPQRGSFPLDHDGECKHVMTEYLACMKKVRGLNDNECRDLAKAYLSCRMDRNLMARDEFKNLGFAEQQKAPPADKPTDAEKGVKGELRW; encoded by the exons ATGAGCACCTTTGGCAGCCCGGGAaagctgccggcgacgaggccgacgcc GCCGCAACGTGGAAGCTTCCCGCTGGACCACGATG GCGAGTGCAAGCATGTCATGACCGAGTACCTGGCGTGCATGAAAAAGGTGCGCGGGCTCAACGACAACGAGTGCAGAGACCTGGCCAAGGCCTATCTCTCATGCAGGATGGACCG AAATCTCATGGCCAGGGACGAATTCAAGAACCTGGGTTTTGCAGAGCAGCAAaaagcgccgccggctgACAAGCCCACCGATGCCGAAAAGGGCGTCAAAGGCGAGCTGAGGTGGTGA
- a CDS encoding uncharacterized protein (COG:S~EggNog:ENOG503NU1S) has product MEDNIDGLPPAKRKSSASCAAAAGTSSKRAKLARDGLRALRAQAPPDLAHHLPAEIWHRIFTYLPPKTLGSLLRVNKLFRGHLDPRSAGGEVNMAAPAPIARTPVVVSSMKPDAIWRASRRLFWPQMPGPLQGKSEVDMWRLCCARSCQFCGYRDTGAEAARVPDQWHRGPGAKGVVPVFPFFVTTCGNCLIERTVKELDIFLSNATPSFLVTGLPMVFMSAQMHVIAPQVLSIVTSPGKLQITKVFLPSHVEDIRHEFEAVKSLGRAAAEEWVKGLDARGKKLLVDASRWERWFLSGGVQEMRTARPTAQAGVTEITAVSSKRVAERPSNGHVSHTSLLGSSRAVNRGITQARAQHAVSSAADGPYFAKSASSQKAQGATAVPDLQSWQSGPRLAAGDAVGGPEIHRRTETERRASSVDSSGVVGAQVPNPIAKAAAEDPRALKEEAWQMPKERLVRENGKDKGPPANKAEGSRPTVLATGTAPREVTDKDWDDAQGPLRASISDLADEIICDKWDDGDRVSKKEASQFAVDVLLYVRSEFYAQVAEKAAARQAAGKKPIAEPPEGPWTQKLTLENMKWVFDMKIKQHTDRHRKELFVCNICQSPRKAFGLESVIQHYAAKHTTALSVGNVVVHWRAEWPETPIFDPEPKQKRPKAAGVSSQAPQAMAPASHALHGLPALPPAPYPPPGVVEPTTYGYEPPAFASTHTPYLSEAGLPAAPYPGLDMPAGYQPSPVLAWGQHGISHPPASTQTIARSGDGISNSGVDDGRQAVKPAALANGKNTQDHTKRLNFAAKAAHTAWKRVLSDIRDASDAEKAKQFLTYVANKYELMFEPMSLDIFMDAFMNRKWFRSARELANICCKACEAVRGVGEGPKLFGFPELLHHFKAMHDGMPHTDGSGRRLNWRDDMISPRVRSPPEERTPYTPSGGPDAASKQLQQQQNEQVKREQPGETGVAHAQREPSSSDSYEPEYDPEDISIHTKPPVQAANGRPLEEASTAHGVGDVPNLRPASAVYRTNPPPRGANGSQNRHGRAAEHYTAERPDHGPRNGAISREPMSAPPARLDEDGFEIVGSLRSRPGGEHRVSTALGVSARDVRYGSLARDAPPQGAYLIEHEYLPHHPQDAVPVRMSRPDYYAEQWHPEPSPRVAYRSPAYYPSNGEPVTYHRSYADEPRPRPVQAHPPPEAYEIVEVRDPQGDYLIRRPIRREAVPPPPPPPPLAPPAYYPRDGGGAYAERGLRQGTVLEDQRPSSHHYSQNSRGPPQQRPPSRMDLEEYDPRFPAPAPAPTVVGGGWHEPR; this is encoded by the exons ATGGAAGACAATATTGATGGCTTACCTCCGGCAAAGAGGAAGTCATCTGCGtcttgcgccgcggcggccgggacCAGCTCGAAGAGAGCCAAGCTCGCTCGAGATGGCCTCCGCGCACTGCGCGCCCAAGCTCCCCCAGACCTGGCCCATCATCTCCCAGCGGAGATATGGCACCGCATATTCACCTATTTGCCCCCCAAAACTCTCGGCAGCTTGTTGCGCGTCAACAAGCTGTTTCGCGGCCATCTTGACCCTCGCTCCGCCGGTGGCGAGGTCAACATGGCTGCTCCTGCACCCATCGCACGCacccccgtcgtcgtctcctccaTGAAGCCCGATGCCATCTGGCGGGCCTCGCGACGCCTCTTCTGGCCCCAGATGCCGGGCCCGCTGCAAGGCAAGTCCGAGGTTGACATGTGGCGCCTCTGCTGTGCGCGCAGCTGCCAGTTCTGCGGCTACCGTGACactggcgccgaggcggccagaGTGCCGGACCAGTGGCAtcgcgggcccggcgccAAGGGCGTCGTCCCTGTATTCCCTTTCTTTGTCACCACATGCGGCAATTGTCTCATCGAGCGCACTGTCAAG GAGCTTGACATCTTTCTCTCCAACGCGACACCGTCGTTCCTAGTGACCGGACTCCCGATGGTTTTCATGAGCGCCCAAATGCACGTGATAGCACCCCAGGTCCTCTCCATCGTGACGAGCCCTGGAAAGTTGCAGATTACAAAGGTCTTCCTTCCAAGCCACGTCGAAGATATTCGGCATGAATTCGAAGCAGTCAAAAGCCTGGGCCGTGCTGCCGCGGAAGAATGGGTCAAGGGCCTTGACGCTCgcggcaagaagctgctTGTCGACGCGTCGCGCTGGGAGAGGTGGTTCCTCTCCGGCGGGGTACAGGAGATGCGTACGGCACGGCCCACGGCGCAAGCCGGCGTCACAGAGATAACTGCTGTTTCTTCGAAGCGAGTCGCCGAGAGGCCGAGCAATGGCCACGTATCGCATACGTCCCTGTTGGGTAGCAGCCGTGCAGTGAACCGTGGCATTACacaggcgcgcgcgcaacaTGCTGTTTCATCCGCCGCAGACGGTCCTTACTTCGCGAAAAGCGCGAGCAGCCAAAAAGCGCAAGGAGCAACAGCGGTGCCTGACTTGCAGTCGTGGCAATCTGGACCGCGTCTTGCGGCCGGGGATGCTGTTGGGGGACCTGAGATCCACCGCAGGACGGAAACAGAGCGACGAGCGTCCTCTGTTGACTCGTCTGGCGTGGTGGGCGCCCAGGTACCGAATCCCATCGCAAAGGCTGCTGCGGAGGACCCGAGAGCCTTGAAAGAGGAGGCTTGGCAGATGCCGAAGGAGAGGCTGGTGAGGGAGAACGGCAAAGATAAAGGGCCTCCTGCGAACAAGGCCGAGGGAAGCCGACCGACAGTGCTTGCTACGGGGACCGCTCCTCGGGAAGTTACTGACAAGGACTGGGACGACGCACAAGGGCCTCTCCGCGCTAGCATATCTGACCTTGCAGACGAGATCATCTGCGACAAATGGGACGATGGGGACCGAGTTTCGAAGAAGGAGGCATCCCAATTTGCCGTGGATGTGCTGCTGTACGTTCGCAGCGAATTCTACGCTCAAGTTGCCGAAAAggcagcagctcgacaagCGGCCGGAAAGAAGCCCATCGCCGAACCCCCGGAAGGGCCATGGACTCAGAAACTCACGCTCGAGAACATGAAGTGGGTGTTCGACATGAAGATCAAGCAACACACAGACCGACACCGCAAGGAGCTCTTTGTCTGCAATATTTGCCAGAGCCCTCGCAAAGCATTCGGGCTTGAGTCGGTGATCCAGCACTACGCCGCAAAGCACACAACGGCGCTCAGCGTGGGTAATGTCGTGGTGCATTGGAGAGCTGAATGGCCCGAGACGCCAATCTTTGACCCGGAACCGAAGCAGAAGCGACCCAAAGCAGCGGGCGTCAGTTCGCAGGCGCCTCAAGCGATGGCTCCCGCCTCACACGCCCTTCATGGGTTGCCTGCTCTGCCACCGGCGCCGTATCCGCCACCGGGCGTTGTTGAGCCAACAACATACGGCTATGAGCCTCCCGCTTTTGCATCTACGCATACGCCCTATCTTTCAGAAGCAGGCCTGCCTGCGGCGCCGTATCCTGGGCTGGATATGCCTGCAGGATACCAGCCGTCGCCAGTGCTCGCATGGGGTCAACATGGCATATCCCATCCACCAGCTTCGACGCAGACGATTGCAAGAAGCGGCGATGGCATATCAaacagcggcgtcgacgatggccgcCAAGCTGTAAAGCCTGCTGCATTGGCCAATGGCAAGAACACCCAAGACCACACGAAGAGACTCAACTTTGCTGCCAAAGCTGCACATACGGCCTGGAAGCGTGTACTCTCTGATATACGCGACGCCTCCGATGCAGAAAAGGCGAAGCAGTTCTTGACTTACGTGGCCAACAAGTATGAATTGATGTTTGAGCCCATGTCTCTGGACATCTTTATGGATGCTTTTATGAATCGCAAATGGTTCCGGTCTGCTCGCGAGCTCGCCAACATATGCTGCAAGGCCTGTGAAGCCGTCCGCGGTGTCGGTGAGGGTCCGAAACTCTTTGGGTTTccggagctgctgcatcaCTTCAAAGCAATGCATGACGGAATGCCGCACACGGATGGAAGTGGCCGTCGACTAAATTGGCGCGACGACATGATATCGCCACGCGTGAGATCGCCGCCCGAAGAGAGGACCCCTTACACCCCGAGCGGAGGACCTGACGCTGCGTCTAAGCAattgcagcagcagcagaatgAGCAGGTGAAGCGAGAACAACCAGGGGAGACAGGAGTAGCCCACGCGCAACGCgagccgtcgagctcggaCAGCTATGAGCCCGAGTACGACCCAGAGGATATATCGATTCATACGAAGCCACCCGTCCAGGCGGCGAACGGGCGCCCTCTTGAGGAGGCTTCTACGGCTcacggcgttggcgatgtGCCGAATCTTCGGCCTGCTAGTGCTGTGTACAGAACCAACCCACCGCCCCGGGGCGCAAATGGATCACAGAATCGCCATGGACGCGCTGCAGAGCATTATACTGCCGAGAGACCCGATCATGGACCGCGGAACGGGGCAATATCGCGGGAACCTATGTCCGCACCGCCTGCACGGTTAGACGAGGATGGCTTTGAGATAGTGGGCAGCCTGCGGTCGCGTCCTGGAGGCGAGCACCGCGTGTCGACCGCTCTCGGGGTATCTGCGCGAGATGTGAGGTACGGCTCTCTCGCCCGTGACGCGCCTCCGCAGGGTGCATACCTCATCGAGCACGAATACCTACCCCATCATCCTCAGGACGCTGTCCCGGTTCGCATGTCCAGGCCCGACTACTATGCAGAACAGTGGCATCCGGAGCCTAGCCCGAGGGTGGCATACCGTTCCCCTGCGTACTACCCCAGCAACGGCGAACCCGTCACGTACCACCGGAGCTATGCAGACGAGCCTCGTCCCCGACCCGTGCAGGCTCACCCCCCCCCGGAGGCGTACGAGATTGTCGAGGTGCGCGACCCGCAGGGCGACTACCTCATCCGACGGCCGATTCGGCGCGAGGCCgtaccgccgccaccaccaccaccaccgctggcACCGCCGGCGTACTAtccgcgcgacggcggcggcgcgtacgCGGAACGCGGCCTGCGGCAGGGGACCGTGTTGGAGGACCAACGCCCTTCTTCCCACCACTACTCGCAAAACagccgtggcccgccgcagcagcgcccgccgtcgaggatggaCCTCGAGGAGTACGATCCCCGGTTCCCCGCGCCGGCTCCCGCGCCGAcagtcgttggcggcgggtggcatGAGCCCCGGTAG
- the SMT3 gene encoding SUMO protein smt3 (COG:O~EggNog:ENOG503P5B7) encodes MSAENDGVPSPDQQQDAPAGSEHLNIKVTDNNNEVFFKIKRGTKLEKLMNAWCDRQGKTITSVRFLFDGSRVQPTDTPDALEMADGDTLEVHQEQVGGAPAL; translated from the exons ATGTCGGCCGAAAACGACGGCGTTCCCTCGcccgaccagcagcaggacgcgcCTGCCGGCTCCGAGCACCTCAACATCAAGGTCACGGACAATAACAACGAGGTCTTCTTTAAGATCAAGCGTGGCACCAagctcgagaagctcatGAACGCCTGGTGTGATCGCCAGGGCAAGACCATCACCTCGGTGCGGTTCCTCTTCGACGGCTCGCGAGTCCAGCCCACAGACACGCCCGATGCT CTCGAaatggccgacggcgacacgcTCGAGGTGCACCAGGAacaggtcggcggcgcccctgCGTTGTAA
- the DNM1 gene encoding Dynamin GTPase (COG:U~EggNog:ENOG503NU71), translating to MAALGDDLLSTVNKLQDLVFNTIGNDSLDLPQIVVVGSQSSGKSSVLENVVGRDFLPRGSGIVTRRPLILQLINVPDDDNAPDPSGDPYRSPAAARRSEWAEFHHIPNRRFTDFSDVKREIENETARVAGNNKGINRQPINLKIYSPFVLNLTLVDLPGLTKVPIGDQPTDIEKQTRNLISEYIAKPNSLILAVSPANVDIVNSEALKLARHVDPLGRRTIGVLTKLDLMDHGTNALDILSGRVYPLKLGFIGVVNRSQQDIQGNKPMEEALQAEVDFFKHHPAYRNISTRCGTHFLAKTLNSTLMSHIRDRLPDIKARLNTLMGQTQQELASYGDMHFSGKEHRGSLILQQMTRFATSFISSIDGTSAEISTKELCGGARIYYIFNSVFGSSLESIDPTSNLTALDIRTAIRNSTGPRPSLFVPEMAFDLLVKPQIKLLEIPSQRCVELVYEELIKICHTCGSTELSRFPRLQGRLIETVSDLLRERLGPCSSYVESLISIQRAYINTNHPNFLGAAAAMSNVVSAKQERERKRLIQEERERREKRRLKELGPNGVEAAEDGEDGAVTEKNESSGRKHGAKSARSLSPGVNENPHGSIAAALNGVRSQSPSRLNGQAMGGARDTFLNYFFGKEGISPAALPSPSPVGGHRHVSHASETGFPQTVRREERLAMRPPPSRDDEYDPTGRSYGLASHLGESNEPAMTDREAMETELIRALISSYFNIVRESIADQVPKAVMHLLVNHCKDVVQNRLVSELYKETLFEELLYEDDGVKKEREKCEKLLQTYREAAKIIGEVL from the exons atggctgccctcggcgacgacctgctCAGCACCGTCAACAAGCTGCAGGATCTCGTCTTCAACACCATCGGAAACGACTCGCTCGACTTGCCCCAGATT GTTGTCGTGGGATCCCAGAGTTCCGGCAAGTCCTCGGTCCTCGAAAACGTTGTCGGTCGCGACTTTTTGCCccgtggcagcggcatcgtcacACGACGGCCCCTGATCCTTCAGCTCATCAACGTACCCGATGATGACAACGCTCCGGACCCGTCCGGCGACCCTTACCGATCtcctgctgccgcgcgccgctccgAATGGGCAGAGTTCCACCACATTCCCAATCGCCGCTTCACCGACTTCTCTGATGTCAAGCGGGAGATTGAGAATGAGACGGCACGCGTTGCCGGTAACAACAAGGGCATCAACCGCCAGCCCATCAACCTCAAGATCTACTCTCCCTTTGTCTTGAACCTGACCCTGGTCGATCTCCCGGGCTTGACCAAG GTCCCCATTGGCGATCAACCCACCGATATCGAGAAGCAGACGCGAAATCTCATCTCCGAATACATTGCCAAGCCCAACAGTCTCATcctggccgtctcgcccgcaAATGTCGACATTGTCAATTCGGAGGCACTTAAGCTCGCCCGGCATGTCGACCCGCTCGGCAGGCGGACCATCGGTGTCTTGACCAAGCTTGATCTCATGGACCACGGCACCAACGCACTTGACATCCTGTCTGGCCGGGTATATCCTCTCAAGCTGGGCTTCATCGGTGTCGTCAACCGGTCGCAGCAGGACATCCAGGGTAACAAGCCCATGGAGGAGGCCCTGCAGGCTGAGGTCGACTTCTTCAAGCATCACCCTGCATATAGAAACATCTCCACCCGATGCGGCACCCATTTTCTGGCAAAGACACTCAACTCTACCCTCATGTCACACATTAGGGACCGACTTCCCGACATCAAGGCTCGGTTGAACACGCTTATGGGCCAGACCCAGCAGGAGCTCGCCAGCTATGGCGACATGCACTTTAGCGGCAAAGAGCATCGTGGCTCTCTCATCCTGCAACAAATGACCCGGTTCGCAACCTCCTTCATCTCTTCCATCGATGGCACTTCGGCGGAGATTTCCACCAAAGAGCTCTGCGGTGGTGCCCGCATCTATTACATCTTCAACTCTGTCTTTGGTAGCTCCCTCGAATCCATTGACCCCACTTCCAACCTGACAGCGCTTGACATCCGCACGGCCATCCGCAACTCAACGGGTCCGCGACCAAGCCTCTTTGTGCCTGAGATGGCATTCGACCTTCTCGTCAAGCCTCAGATCAAGCTCCTCGAGATCCCTAGCCAGCGCTGCGTCGAGCTCGTATACGAGGAGCTCATCAAGATCTGCCATACCTGCGGGTCCACAGAGCTTTCCAGGTTTCCTAGGCTACAAGGAAGACTCATCGAGACGGTATCAGATCTGTTGCGGGAGAGACTGGGGCCATGCTCCTCGTATGTGGAGTCTCTGATCTCTATCCAGCGCGCATACATCAACACCAACCATCCCAACTTCctgggtgccgccgctgccatgaGCAATGTTGTAAGCGCTAAGCAGGAGCGTGAGCGCAAGAGGCTGATTCAGGAGGAGCGCGAACGCCGAGAGAAGCGGCGtctcaaggagctcggccCGAACGGTGTGGAGGCGGCtgaagatggcgaggacggtgcCGTCACGGAGAAGAACGAAAGCAGCGGGCGCAAACATGGTGCAAAGTCTGCCCGCAGCTTATCACCCGGGGTCAACGAGAACCCCCATGGTAGCATAGCGGCTGCCTTGAATGGAGTTCGCTCACAGTCTCCGTCTCGGCTCAACGGCCAGGCCATGGGGGGTGCTCGAGACACGTTCCTGAACTACTTCTTTGGAAAGGAGGGCATCTCTCCTGCTGCTCTGCCCTCACCCAGCCCGGTGGGAGGCCATCGGCATGTTAGCCACGCGTCAGAGACTGGCTTCCCCCAGACTGTGCGCAGAGAAGAAAGACTGGCGATGCGCCCACCGCCATCGCGAGACGACGAGTATGATCCTACAGGACGGAGCTACGGGCTGGCATCACATCTG GGAGAGTCCAACGAGCCCGCCATGACGGATCGCGAGGCCATGGAGACGGAGCTCATCCGAGCCCTCATCTCGTCCTACTTCAACATCGTCCGCGAGTCCATCGCCGACCAGGTCCCCAAGGCTGTGATGCATCTGCTCGTCAACCACTGCAAGGACGTGGTCCAGAACCGGCTCGTCAGCGAGCTGTACAAAGAGACACTgttcgaggagctgctgtacgaagacgacggcgttaAGAAGGAGCGCGAGAAGTGCGAGAAGCTCCTGCAGACGTaccgcgaggccgccaagatTATCGGCGAGGTCTTATAA